The following DNA comes from Ooceraea biroi isolate clonal line C1 chromosome 11, Obir_v5.4, whole genome shotgun sequence.
GACCGCCGTGCACGTGGAACTCGACGGAATCCTCGCCGGTGAACGAGTGCGGACCTGGAGATGACGAGGTTCTTTCGTTCAGGCACGCGATCTCTCaattctcttttaattatttatttctcttttaattaagGAATTTCTAGATATAAGTTTTGCAATACAGTTTTGTTGATCTGCTTTCTTCAGAactttttaaaagtttttcaaaattgttgAAATGCGTACCAGGAAACCAGAGGCAAAGCCCGTTGTCAATGATCTCTCTTGTTTCAGGATCGCGTATCTTCCGCAGGAAAGCTTTCCTTGGTTCTAACTTCGATATATTCGCCATCCTTTTCAGTGTCTCCATGGACCGACCTCCTGATACTCTTACCACCGCCACGCCGCATTTTCCCTGTCCTTTTTACAAACgtgttcatttttatatttgtaatgtttcataaattttgcattgatttaatttacaaattcgtGATTAAGTAATATTagtagtaatattaatataagtagaatttaaattgcaaaaataaatttggcATGCAGACAAAATTCGCAGTTCGAacttggaaaatataatatgacgCTCACAGATCATGTAAATATTAGTCAAACGCATTTGAAATTTCCAATTAACGAACAATTGATTAAACTGAAAATTAAAGCgttgaaaagaagaaatcgatCGAGCGACTGCCGTTAATATTTAACTGAAACATGACATCTCGCGTCGAGGAGGGGCAAACGCGCCAAAACCTGCTTgaatgagcgagcgagcaggtTTCACTTTCAGGTTAAGTGCCGGGACATGAAAACGGCGCGATCTGTGCATCGGCGTAATGTTCGAGTGTCAGTTCTCCTCGGAAGGGCAGCGAAAGCGTAATAACCGGAGGATAAGGCGCAGATGGTCTTGCTTCTTCGATCGCTCGTCAGACAGCTCGAACAGGGGCTAGTAGCGACGTAACGGGCCGCGCACGATGCAACGACTCGTGCCCCGTTGCGGAGGCCTCCACGGACGAGACACTCGCGAAGTAGCATTGCATGAAGTACGCTGACGTGAAGTCGAGTGCAAGGTAAATTATCTCATCAGTGTTATCTGCGAAAACGAGTATCGACGCGACTACGAGCGTAAAACCGTTGACGGAGTAACGTGTCGACAACACGTTGCGACCGCCGCGAGAGGCGATGCTGCACGAAGCTGCGCGATTTAAATCGCGATCGGATCGAGCAGTGTCACGTGGACGTGCCGCGGACGCGCACGGTCTCGTTTATTCGTGCGGTCGTTTGGTGCGTTCCTCGTGTTGCCATTTTCGTCGTCGAACGGTTGATGCGTTCTCCATTGCACACATTTGTCGCTCATGGCGGCATATTCGAACGCGTGGTAGCTTGGTAACAATTGTTTTCAGAGAACAGGAATAAATgcgttattatatatttttcaggtGAATTTTTAACGGAACTACAAGAATATCAGTTGTACGCAATGGCGGATTTGACGAAGAAAGTGATAGCGAGCAAAGTGGTGCAGGACAGGTGCAGCAAGTGGGTGGAATCGCAGAAGGATTTCTCGTACTCCGAAGACGACACGCTGAAGCGAAAGCTGGACGAGTCCGAGTACGACTGGTACAACACGGACTCGGAATTCGACTCGGTGTCCGAGTGCGGCGGCAAGAGGCGCAAGGTGGGCACGCAGCTGAAGAACGAGATCCTCGACCTGGCCTGCGAGTGGAAGGAGTGCACGTTCCGCAGCGGTCGCATGGAGGAATTCTCGCGGCATGTTTCCAGCCACATACCCAGCATACAGATAAGCGTGAAGGATGACAACGAGGTCTACGTGTGCCAGTGGAAGGATTGTTCGCACGACAGCGACGCGGACGACGAGATAGTGCGGCACATCAATTACCACGCCTATCACACCAAGCTGAAGTGCATTGGCTCCAATATCTGCGGAAGAACCAAGCTACCTGTAGGTGTCGGTCATTTTTAACTGCAATTTTTATCATCGGCTGTGTTAATGAAATTAAGAGAAATTGTCCCGTCTCTTGCAGAGATGCCGTCGAGACCCGGAATGGAAGAACATCATAGATGTGCCGTCGCCGCACTTGTGTCGCTGGGACGAGTGCCTGAAGATATTCAGCAACTATCAGTCGTACCTGTACCACGTCACGATGCACATGATGGACTACCCGCGCGGCAACAGGGTTAAGGATAGAGTCGAGTGCAGGTGGACCGGGTGCAACGGAAAGTATCCCAACTTGTACAGGCTGCGGGATCACATGAGATGCCATACCAAAGAGAAAATAGTCGCGTGTCCAGACTGCGGCGCTACTTTCGCGTCGAACACGAAATTTCACACGCATTGCCAGCGACAAATCCCCATAGACGGTAACAAGTTGCTATCTCAaatttttctctgtcttttttttcatgtctcCTAAACAACACGTTTGACTTACAGTGCAGGGATTCCAGTGCTCGCACTGCAACAAGTTTTACCCAACGGAGAGGATCTTGCGGGATCACATGCGATCCCACGTGTACAATTACAAGTGCTCCCTCTGTGACATGAGCTGCGAGTCGCCAGCGAGCTTAGCTAAGCACGTGAGGTATCGCCACATGTCGACCAGGACGTTCCCGTGTCAATTATGCTCGCACGCCGCGAAGTCGCAGCAGGACCTCGATTCGCACATGACCGTTCACACGAACGGTCCGAATTTCTCCTGCCACTTCGACGGATGCCCTTACACGTGCAAGGGAGCCTACACCTTGGACAGGTAACGATACGTGAGAATGACCCGTTAAATTGAACTTCGGCAATGGGATTAGCGTGCGGTTTGTTGCAGACACATGGAACGGGTGCACAGTCAGGAGGTGCGATGGTACTGCTGCCACGAGTGCCCGATTAAGTATCGGAAGAGTTACAGACTGACGAAGCACCTGAAAGAGGCCCACCGACTGCAATTGCCTAGCGGACACAACCGCTTCCATTATACTCAGGACGAGGA
Coding sequences within:
- the LOC105277817 gene encoding histone H4 transcription factor; this encodes MADLTKKVIASKVVQDRCSKWVESQKDFSYSEDDTLKRKLDESEYDWYNTDSEFDSVSECGGKRRKVGTQLKNEILDLACEWKECTFRSGRMEEFSRHVSSHIPSIQISVKDDNEVYVCQWKDCSHDSDADDEIVRHINYHAYHTKLKCIGSNICGRTKLPRCRRDPEWKNIIDVPSPHLCRWDECLKIFSNYQSYLYHVTMHMMDYPRGNRVKDRVECRWTGCNGKYPNLYRLRDHMRCHTKEKIVACPDCGATFASNTKFHTHCQRQIPIDVQGFQCSHCNKFYPTERILRDHMRSHVYNYKCSLCDMSCESPASLAKHVRYRHMSTRTFPCQLCSHAAKSQQDLDSHMTVHTNGPNFSCHFDGCPYTCKGAYTLDRHMERVHSQEVRWYCCHECPIKYRKSYRLTKHLKEAHRLQLPSGHNRFHYTQDEDGCYRLQMIRYEAVDEENISPIQETNLSDKRYKIELNSTRSVMEVKIVEDNAEEMMEDPEVEAIENDIGKSMPVISNILISIDEVDEEGNVIKRQIVETQETSELPPSEEPPLILL